A stretch of Aeromicrobium tamlense DNA encodes these proteins:
- a CDS encoding M20/M25/M40 family metallo-hydrolase, whose protein sequence is MKKAVIAASAAILTAGLVTASPAVAKSGPTAPKGQATKLTKAVTVNGILKHLRQFQAIANANGGNRASGLPGYDASVEYVARELKKSGYKVTVQEFTFPFFQELTPATLTVGGEEIENAVFTYSASGSVTGPIIPTNDVQIPPGPEAGSSNSGCEAADFAPAPAEDAIALVQRGTCDFAVKVDNAVAAGYDAVLVFNEGQPGRTDVVAGTLGAPKSVPVSGISYEQGAEFVAAGTPTGTLTTDVESDLERTTYNVLADVPASELKKIKNKDQVVVVGAHLDSVPEGPGINDNGSGSAGILEIARQLSSTGLYKNLQRPVRFAFWGAEELSLLGSEHYVANLSEDELSRIYANLNFDMIGSPNYARFVYDGDGSDGDPGPAGSGEIEQVFTDWFDSQGLASEPTAFDGRSDYGPFIEVGIPAGGLFTGAEGVKTPEQVALYGGTAGVAYDPCYHQACDDMTNLSVKALHEMGDAAAFAVATLTFSKKGLYPDGSRKAARGKAQAKGKAHVHHQHGHLKTR, encoded by the coding sequence ATGAAGAAGGCAGTCATCGCCGCATCGGCGGCAATCCTCACCGCTGGACTCGTCACCGCGTCACCCGCAGTCGCGAAGTCCGGCCCGACGGCACCGAAGGGTCAGGCCACCAAGCTGACCAAGGCGGTCACCGTCAACGGCATCCTGAAGCATCTGCGCCAGTTCCAGGCCATCGCGAACGCGAACGGCGGGAACCGGGCGTCCGGCCTCCCCGGCTACGACGCCTCGGTCGAGTACGTGGCGCGCGAGCTCAAGAAGTCCGGGTACAAGGTCACGGTCCAGGAGTTCACGTTCCCGTTCTTCCAGGAGCTCACTCCCGCCACGCTCACCGTCGGCGGCGAGGAGATCGAGAACGCGGTGTTCACGTACTCCGCGAGCGGCAGCGTCACGGGCCCGATCATCCCCACGAACGACGTCCAGATCCCGCCGGGTCCCGAGGCCGGGAGCAGCAACTCCGGCTGTGAGGCGGCCGACTTCGCCCCGGCGCCCGCCGAGGACGCGATCGCGCTCGTCCAGCGCGGCACCTGCGACTTCGCCGTGAAGGTCGACAACGCCGTGGCCGCCGGCTACGACGCGGTGCTCGTCTTCAACGAGGGCCAGCCCGGACGCACCGATGTGGTCGCCGGCACGCTCGGCGCCCCGAAGTCCGTGCCGGTGTCGGGCATCAGCTACGAGCAGGGCGCGGAGTTCGTCGCGGCCGGCACGCCCACGGGCACGCTGACCACCGACGTCGAGTCCGACCTCGAGCGCACGACCTACAACGTGCTCGCGGACGTTCCGGCGTCCGAGCTCAAGAAGATCAAGAACAAGGACCAGGTCGTCGTCGTGGGCGCCCACCTCGACAGCGTTCCCGAGGGTCCCGGCATCAACGACAACGGGTCCGGCTCGGCCGGCATCCTCGAGATCGCCCGGCAGCTGAGCAGCACGGGGCTCTACAAGAACCTCCAGCGCCCGGTCCGCTTCGCCTTCTGGGGCGCGGAGGAGCTGAGCCTGCTCGGCTCGGAGCACTACGTGGCCAACCTGTCCGAGGACGAGCTGTCGCGGATCTACGCCAACCTGAACTTCGACATGATCGGCTCGCCGAACTACGCGCGGTTCGTGTACGACGGTGACGGCTCCGACGGTGACCCCGGTCCCGCCGGCTCGGGCGAGATCGAGCAGGTCTTCACGGACTGGTTCGACAGCCAGGGACTGGCCAGTGAGCCGACGGCCTTCGACGGCCGCTCGGACTACGGTCCGTTCATCGAGGTCGGCATCCCGGCCGGCGGCCTGTTCACCGGCGCCGAGGGCGTGAAGACGCCCGAGCAGGTGGCGCTGTACGGCGGCACGGCCGGCGTGGCGTACGACCCGTGCTACCACCAGGCCTGCGACGACATGACGAACCTCAGCGTCAAGGCCCTGCACGAGATGGGCGACGCCGCGGCCTTCGCGGTGGCCACCCTGACGTTCTCCAAGAAGGGCCTCTACCCCGACGGCAGTCGCAAGGCCGCCCGGGGCAAGGCCCAG
- a CDS encoding M24 family metallopeptidase, with amino-acid sequence MTERLDRARLLAGQNGIDALLVTPGADLRYLTGYAAKPLERLTCLVVTQRGSHLVVPGLERAAAEAAGVTMPIVTWSELDDPFALVAELIGSASVVAVDDQMWASRVFALQEAMPEAGFVLGGQLVSALRTVKEPAEVDALRDAGAAIDRVHARMGEWLRPGRTEREVGADIARAIVEEGHEQVDFVIVGSGPNGASPHHEVSDRVIGAGEPVVVDIGGTNAAGYCSDSTRNYVAGGEPDPGYLAMLEVLQRAQQAQLEYARPGVTAESVDAVGRRIIADAGYGDRFIHRTGHGIGQETHEEPYIVEGNDLELEPGMAFSIEPGIYVEGQWGARIEDIVVCTEDGVEVLNNTPRHLVRL; translated from the coding sequence GTGACTGAACGCCTCGACCGCGCCCGACTCCTCGCCGGACAGAACGGCATCGACGCCCTTCTCGTGACCCCGGGGGCCGACCTGCGCTACCTGACCGGCTACGCCGCCAAGCCCCTGGAACGGCTGACGTGTCTCGTCGTGACCCAGCGGGGATCGCACCTCGTCGTGCCCGGCCTCGAGCGTGCCGCGGCCGAGGCCGCGGGGGTGACGATGCCCATCGTCACGTGGTCCGAGCTCGACGACCCGTTCGCGCTCGTCGCCGAGCTGATCGGCAGCGCCTCGGTGGTGGCGGTCGACGACCAGATGTGGGCGTCACGGGTGTTCGCGCTGCAGGAGGCCATGCCCGAGGCCGGCTTCGTGCTCGGCGGTCAGCTCGTGTCGGCGCTGCGCACGGTGAAGGAGCCCGCGGAGGTCGACGCCCTGCGCGACGCCGGCGCGGCGATCGACCGCGTGCACGCGCGCATGGGGGAGTGGCTGCGTCCCGGCCGCACCGAGCGCGAGGTCGGCGCCGACATCGCCCGCGCGATCGTCGAGGAGGGCCACGAGCAGGTCGACTTCGTGATCGTCGGCTCCGGGCCCAACGGCGCCTCGCCGCACCACGAGGTCTCCGACCGGGTCATCGGCGCGGGCGAGCCGGTCGTCGTCGACATCGGCGGCACCAACGCCGCGGGCTACTGCTCGGACTCCACCCGCAACTACGTCGCCGGCGGCGAGCCCGACCCGGGCTACCTGGCGATGCTCGAGGTCCTGCAGCGCGCCCAGCAGGCCCAGCTCGAGTACGCCAGGCCGGGCGTCACGGCCGAGTCCGTCGACGCGGTCGGCCGCCGGATCATCGCCGACGCCGGCTACGGCGACCGCTTCATCCACCGCACCGGTCACGGCATCGGCCAGGAGACGCACGAGGAGCCCTACATCGTCGAGGGCAACGACCTCGAGCTCGAGCCGGGCATGGCGTTCTCGATCGAGCCGGGAATCTACGTCGAGGGCCAGTGGGGAGCCCGCATCGAGGACATCGTCGTGTGCACCGAGGATGGCGTCGAGGTCCTCAACAACACGCCGCGTCATCTCGTCCGGCTGTGA
- the lnt gene encoding apolipoprotein N-acyltransferase, translated as MRQVLAAALLGVVSAAAFEPLALPGVMLLAVAGYLFVVRTLRDAPVRRVLLVGLVFGLAFMGPLIWWMNAVDPWAWVALVAIEALLISLITWVLRAAVQASWWPLWAAAVWIAGEQLRGSFPLTGFPWGRLAHTAIDARFEGWVRLVALPATSFLMALTAGLLVVAVTQRRVLVLAVAVAIPSIGLLLPVGIADGGATRTVAVVQGNTPGPFLQWPRAEIFRLHVAETERIDRPVDAVIWPENGSDLDVLNNAYARDEVTRLSREVGAPILVGAILDGPSPDTAYNASVLVDENGPKQDVYLKQYPVPYGEYVPFREQLGSLVPRFDRDIPRDILAGDEPGAMTLDGLTIGLTICWDIAYDGAVHGAVDLGAEMLAVQTSNASFMDFGQGVQPQQQWAISRLRAIETGRWVAVASTNGISGIVDPEGHVVGRAPEKEPATVIADVQAAEGTTPATRYGSWWTMVIYVMSVAGWVLGKRQLRRSGREDAGHHPDLQRG; from the coding sequence GTGAGACAGGTCCTCGCGGCGGCGCTGCTCGGCGTCGTCTCCGCGGCCGCGTTCGAGCCGCTCGCCCTGCCGGGCGTCATGCTGCTGGCCGTCGCGGGCTACCTCTTCGTCGTCCGCACGCTGCGTGACGCGCCCGTCCGACGGGTGCTGCTCGTGGGACTCGTCTTCGGGCTCGCGTTCATGGGCCCGCTCATCTGGTGGATGAACGCGGTCGACCCGTGGGCATGGGTGGCGCTCGTCGCGATCGAGGCCCTGCTGATCTCGCTGATCACGTGGGTGCTGCGGGCCGCCGTCCAAGCTTCCTGGTGGCCCCTGTGGGCGGCCGCGGTCTGGATCGCGGGCGAGCAGCTCCGCGGCAGCTTCCCCCTCACCGGGTTCCCGTGGGGACGGCTGGCGCACACCGCGATCGACGCCCGCTTCGAGGGCTGGGTGCGCCTGGTCGCGCTGCCCGCGACCTCGTTCCTCATGGCGCTCACGGCGGGCCTGCTGGTCGTGGCGGTCACGCAGCGCCGCGTGCTCGTGCTGGCCGTCGCCGTCGCGATCCCGTCGATCGGGCTGCTGCTGCCGGTCGGCATCGCCGACGGGGGAGCGACGAGGACCGTCGCCGTGGTCCAGGGCAACACCCCGGGTCCGTTCCTGCAGTGGCCCCGGGCCGAGATCTTCCGCCTCCACGTGGCCGAGACCGAGCGGATCGACCGGCCGGTCGACGCCGTGATCTGGCCCGAGAACGGCTCCGATCTCGACGTGCTGAACAACGCGTACGCGCGCGACGAGGTCACCCGGCTCTCGCGTGAGGTCGGCGCGCCGATCCTCGTGGGGGCGATCCTCGACGGTCCCAGCCCCGACACCGCGTACAACGCGTCGGTCCTGGTCGACGAGAACGGGCCGAAGCAGGACGTCTACCTCAAGCAGTACCCCGTGCCGTACGGCGAGTACGTGCCGTTCCGCGAGCAGCTCGGCTCGCTCGTGCCGCGGTTCGACCGCGACATCCCGCGCGACATCCTGGCCGGCGACGAGCCCGGCGCGATGACCCTCGACGGGCTGACGATCGGCCTGACGATCTGCTGGGACATCGCGTACGACGGCGCGGTGCACGGTGCGGTCGATCTCGGCGCCGAGATGCTCGCCGTGCAGACCAGCAACGCCAGCTTCATGGACTTCGGCCAGGGCGTGCAGCCGCAGCAGCAGTGGGCGATCTCGCGGCTGCGGGCCATCGAGACCGGGCGGTGGGTCGCGGTCGCGTCCACCAACGGCATCTCGGGGATCGTGGACCCGGAGGGGCACGTCGTGGGTCGCGCCCCGGAGAAGGAGCCCGCCACCGTCATCGCCGACGTGCAGGCGGCCGAGGGCACCACGCCCGCCACGCGCTACGGATCGTGGTGGACCATGGTGATCTACGTCATGTCCGTGGCAGGATGGGTCCTCGGTAAACGCCAGTTACGAAGGAGCGGCCGTGAAGACGCTGGTCATCATCCCGACCTACAACGAGGCTGA
- a CDS encoding polyprenol monophosphomannose synthase — protein sequence MKTLVIIPTYNEADNVGWITDSVLTEQPEVEILVADDNSPDGTGDIADKLAEADPRIHVLHREGKEGLGAAYKAGFAWGLERDYDVLVEMDADGSHRPEDLGRLLDSARAGVPLTLGSRWVPGGSVVNWPKRREALSRGASLYARLMLNLGVKDATAGFRAFRRETLEAIDLAAVESQGYCFQIDMTRQTRLAGLEVAEVPVTFVERVHGQSKMSLDIVKEALTRVTVWGLLRMNPFRR from the coding sequence GTGAAGACGCTGGTCATCATCCCGACCTACAACGAGGCTGACAACGTCGGCTGGATCACCGACAGCGTCCTGACGGAGCAGCCCGAGGTCGAGATCCTCGTCGCGGACGACAACTCGCCCGACGGCACGGGCGACATCGCCGACAAGCTGGCCGAGGCCGACCCGCGCATCCACGTCCTGCACCGCGAGGGCAAGGAGGGCCTCGGCGCCGCCTACAAGGCCGGCTTCGCCTGGGGTCTCGAGCGCGACTACGACGTGCTCGTGGAGATGGACGCCGACGGATCGCACCGGCCGGAGGACCTCGGGCGGCTGCTCGACTCGGCGCGTGCCGGCGTCCCGCTGACGCTCGGCTCGCGCTGGGTGCCCGGCGGCTCGGTCGTCAACTGGCCCAAGCGGCGCGAGGCGCTGTCGCGCGGGGCGTCGCTGTACGCCCGGCTCATGCTGAACCTCGGCGTCAAGGACGCCACCGCCGGCTTTCGCGCCTTCCGTCGCGAGACGCTCGAGGCGATCGATCTTGCGGCCGTCGAGTCGCAGGGCTACTGCTTCCAGATCGACATGACCCGGCAGACCCGCCTGGCGGGGCTCGAGGTGGCCGAGGTGCCCGTCACCTTCGTCGAGCGGGTGCACGGTCAGTCGAAGATGAGCCTCGACATCGTGAAAGAGGCCCTCACACGGGTGACCGTGTGGGGCCTCTTGCGGATGAATCCGTTCAGGCGCTGA
- a CDS encoding RNA polymerase-binding protein RbpA — translation MAERALRGARLGAQSFEDERGVEMAPRQQIEYVCADGHTFTVTMSDEAEVPAEWEDPKTGQMGRRVGGAEPDAKEEKPVRTHWDMLLERRSEEELEEILTERLEMLRGGEIGPPHLHRKSKSRKKSVSA, via the coding sequence ATGGCAGAACGAGCCTTGCGCGGAGCGCGGCTGGGAGCCCAGAGCTTCGAGGACGAGCGCGGAGTCGAGATGGCACCGCGTCAGCAGATCGAATACGTGTGCGCCGACGGCCACACGTTCACGGTGACGATGTCGGACGAGGCTGAGGTTCCGGCCGAGTGGGAAGACCCGAAGACCGGCCAGATGGGACGCCGCGTCGGCGGCGCCGAGCCGGACGCCAAGGAGGAGAAGCCGGTGCGCACGCACTGGGACATGCTCCTGGAGCGTCGCTCCGAGGAGGAGCTCGAGGAGATCCTCACCGAGCGGCTGGAGATGCTGCGCGGTGGCGAGATCGGCCCGCCGCACCTGCACCGCAAGAGCAAGTCCCGGAAGAAGTCCGTCAGCGCCTGA
- a CDS encoding MFS transporter: MSEEVVATRRDRGRVVAWGLWDWGSAAFNAVIVTFIFSVYLVEGVGDDVPGPFRASTWLGLSSAAGAVLIAIIAPALGRRTDAGGARKKSLFWLTMAVVVITASLFFVENDWHFLWLGLTLMAAGSVIFELTQVPYFAMLRQVSTPDDVGRVSGFGWAMGYFGGIVLLLICYFGFVAGDGDTRGFLGVPSENGMNIRLIALLAAVWFLVFAIPLFLKVPELPATANADAPKVSIADSYRGIWNDVTTMWREDRDTLKFLIASAFFRDGLAGVFAYGAVLAVSVYSIREDDVILFGVAANVISAAGALLAGRYDDRIGPRAVIVFSLASMLVCGLVLLFVDGPRMFWIFGLGLCLFVGPAQSASRTYLTRITTPGREGQNFGLYAMTGRAVSFMAPLFFAISIWAGNLLLDTETDRWGIAGIMVVLGFGLLLLLRVPAHVEDRARRHSAEG; encoded by the coding sequence ATGAGCGAGGAGGTCGTCGCCACCCGCCGCGACCGCGGCCGCGTGGTCGCGTGGGGGCTGTGGGACTGGGGCTCCGCGGCGTTCAACGCCGTCATCGTCACCTTCATCTTCTCGGTCTACCTCGTCGAGGGCGTCGGCGACGACGTCCCCGGGCCGTTCCGCGCCAGCACGTGGCTGGGCCTGTCGAGCGCGGCCGGAGCCGTGCTCATCGCGATCATCGCGCCGGCGCTCGGCCGCCGCACCGACGCGGGCGGTGCCCGCAAGAAGAGCCTGTTCTGGCTCACGATGGCGGTCGTCGTCATCACGGCGTCGCTGTTCTTCGTCGAGAACGACTGGCACTTCCTGTGGCTCGGCCTCACCCTGATGGCCGCCGGCTCGGTGATCTTCGAGCTCACCCAGGTCCCGTACTTCGCGATGCTGCGCCAGGTCTCCACGCCCGACGACGTCGGCCGCGTGTCCGGCTTCGGCTGGGCGATGGGCTACTTCGGCGGCATCGTGCTGCTGCTGATCTGCTACTTCGGCTTCGTGGCCGGCGACGGTGACACCCGCGGCTTCCTCGGCGTTCCGTCCGAGAACGGGATGAACATCCGCCTCATCGCGCTGCTGGCGGCCGTCTGGTTCCTGGTCTTCGCGATCCCGCTGTTCCTGAAGGTCCCCGAGCTTCCGGCCACGGCCAACGCGGACGCCCCGAAGGTCAGCATCGCCGACTCGTACCGCGGCATCTGGAACGACGTCACCACGATGTGGCGCGAGGACCGCGACACCCTGAAGTTCCTCATCGCGAGTGCGTTCTTCCGCGACGGGCTCGCCGGCGTCTTCGCCTACGGCGCCGTCCTGGCCGTCTCGGTCTACTCCATCCGCGAGGACGACGTGATCCTGTTCGGCGTCGCCGCCAACGTGATCTCGGCCGCCGGCGCCCTGCTGGCCGGCCGCTACGACGACAGGATCGGCCCGCGTGCCGTGATCGTGTTCTCGCTCGCCTCGATGCTGGTCTGCGGCCTCGTGCTGCTGTTCGTCGACGGGCCGCGGATGTTCTGGATCTTCGGCCTGGGCCTGTGCCTGTTCGTCGGGCCCGCCCAGTCGGCCTCGCGCACCTACCTCACGCGCATCACCACGCCCGGCCGCGAGGGACAGAACTTCGGCCTCTACGCCATGACCGGCCGCGCCGTGTCGTTCATGGCGCCCCTGTTCTTCGCCATCAGCATCTGGGCCGGCAACCTCCTGCTCGACACCGAGACCGACCGCTGGGGAATCGCCGGGATCATGGTGGTTCTGGGCTTCGGCCTGCTGCTGCTCCTGCGCGTGCCGGCGCACGTCGAGGACCGTGCGCGTCGTCACAGCGCCGAGGGCTGA
- a CDS encoding glycerophosphodiester phosphodiesterase family protein — MRTPPYLEPAPPIAFAHRGGATVEANLGIENSLAAFTHAYELGYRYMETDVRCSRDGVVYACHDAKLDRLLGRDTAIADLDSAEIDRALLGDREPIVRLQTLVEALPEARWNIDVKADDSVDATTDLVERLGILDRICLASFSHARLVRMRARLPRVVTSASSREVAQMVLTGRVPAAPLIFQVPVRHGRARVMTPRFLRRAHRAGKHVHVWTVDEPAEMHRLAELGVDGIMTDRTDLLKQVLQERGQWTEAP, encoded by the coding sequence GTGAGGACACCGCCGTACCTCGAGCCCGCCCCGCCGATCGCGTTCGCGCACCGCGGTGGCGCCACCGTCGAGGCCAACCTCGGGATCGAGAACTCGCTCGCCGCGTTCACCCATGCCTACGAGCTGGGCTACCGGTACATGGAGACCGACGTGCGCTGCAGCCGCGACGGCGTCGTGTACGCGTGCCACGACGCCAAGCTCGACCGGCTGCTGGGCCGCGACACCGCGATCGCCGACCTGGACTCGGCCGAGATCGATCGGGCGCTGCTCGGCGACCGTGAGCCGATCGTGCGGCTCCAGACGCTCGTCGAGGCCTTGCCCGAGGCGCGCTGGAACATCGACGTGAAGGCCGACGACTCGGTCGACGCCACGACCGACCTCGTGGAGCGGCTCGGCATCCTCGACCGGATCTGCCTGGCCTCCTTCTCGCACGCGCGGCTCGTCCGGATGCGCGCTCGACTCCCCCGGGTGGTCACCTCGGCCTCGTCCCGCGAGGTCGCCCAGATGGTGCTGACCGGTCGCGTCCCGGCGGCCCCGCTGATCTTCCAGGTGCCCGTCCGGCACGGCCGCGCCCGCGTCATGACGCCGCGCTTCCTGCGGCGGGCCCACCGCGCCGGCAAGCACGTGCACGTCTGGACCGTCGACGAGCCCGCCGAGATGCATCGTCTCGCCGAGCTCGGCGTCGACGGGATCATGACCGACCGCACCGACCTGCTCAAGCAGGTGCTGCAGGAGCGCGGCCAGTGGACGGAGGCCCCATGA
- a CDS encoding UDP-N-acetylglucosamine 1-carboxyvinyltransferase: MTQSDSYLARIGTLIRDARQHSGLTQAQLATELKTSQSAINRIEKGQQNLTLDTLARIGSALDSELVSVAPAAGPSHLRVKGGTTLSGSIDVKSSKNAGVALLCAALLNTGTTVLRKVARIEEVNRLLEVLESIGVRTTWLNEQNDLELVVPERLDLAKMDAEAARRTRSIIMFLGPLMHRVDTFDLPYAGGCDLGTRTVEPHMTALRPFGLKVVATDGSYHASAARGVAPERPIVLTERGDTVTENALLAAARHDGVTVIRNASPNYMVQDLCFFLERLGVRIEGIGTTTLRVTGKQDIRGDVDYAPSEDPIEAMSLITAAIVTSSQITVRRVPIEFMEIELALLEEMGFRYERSEEYLAENGHTRLVDITTHPSTLRAPIDKIHPMPFPGLNIDNLPFFAVIAAQAEGQTMLHDWVYENRAIYLTELNKLGAQVKLLDPHRVLIEGPTHWSGAELVCPPALRPAVVILIAMLAAKGTSVLRSVYVINRGYEDLALRLNALGAEIETFRDI, encoded by the coding sequence ATGACCCAGAGCGACTCCTACCTCGCCCGGATCGGCACCCTGATCCGCGACGCGCGTCAGCACTCCGGCCTCACCCAGGCCCAGCTGGCCACCGAGCTCAAGACCAGCCAGAGCGCCATCAACCGCATCGAGAAGGGCCAGCAGAACCTCACGCTGGACACCCTCGCGCGGATCGGATCGGCCCTCGACTCCGAGCTCGTGAGCGTGGCCCCCGCGGCCGGCCCGAGCCACCTGCGCGTCAAGGGCGGCACCACGCTCTCGGGCAGCATCGACGTCAAGTCCAGCAAGAACGCCGGGGTCGCGCTGCTGTGCGCCGCGCTGCTGAACACCGGCACCACCGTGCTGCGCAAGGTCGCCCGCATCGAGGAGGTCAACCGCCTGCTCGAGGTGCTGGAGTCGATCGGCGTCCGCACCACGTGGCTCAACGAGCAGAACGACCTCGAGCTCGTCGTCCCCGAGCGCCTCGACCTGGCGAAGATGGACGCCGAGGCCGCCCGCCGCACCCGCAGCATCATCATGTTCCTCGGCCCCCTCATGCACCGCGTCGACACCTTCGACCTGCCCTACGCCGGCGGCTGCGACCTCGGCACCCGCACCGTCGAGCCGCACATGACGGCCCTGCGTCCCTTCGGCCTCAAGGTCGTCGCCACCGACGGCAGCTACCACGCCTCCGCCGCCCGCGGCGTCGCTCCCGAGCGCCCCATCGTGCTGACCGAGCGCGGCGACACCGTCACCGAGAACGCCCTGCTGGCCGCCGCCCGCCACGACGGCGTCACGGTCATCCGCAACGCCAGCCCGAACTACATGGTCCAGGACCTGTGCTTCTTCCTGGAGCGCCTCGGCGTCCGGATCGAGGGCATCGGCACCACCACGCTGCGCGTCACCGGCAAGCAGGACATCCGCGGCGACGTCGACTACGCGCCCAGCGAGGACCCGATCGAGGCGATGAGCCTCATCACCGCCGCCATCGTCACCAGCTCGCAGATCACCGTGCGCCGCGTCCCGATCGAGTTCATGGAGATCGAGCTCGCGCTGCTCGAGGAGATGGGCTTCCGCTACGAGCGCTCCGAGGAGTACCTCGCCGAGAACGGCCACACGCGCCTGGTCGACATCACGACGCACCCGTCAACGCTGCGAGCGCCGATCGACAAGATCCACCCGATGCCGTTCCCCGGACTCAACATCGACAACCTGCCGTTCTTCGCCGTCATCGCGGCGCAGGCCGAGGGCCAGACGATGCTGCACGACTGGGTCTACGAGAACCGCGCGATCTACCTCACCGAGCTCAACAAGCTCGGCGCGCAGGTCAAGCTGCTCGACCCGCACCGCGTCCTGATCGAGGGCCCCACGCACTGGAGCGGCGCCGAGCTGGTCTGCCCGCCCGCGCTGCGGCCCGCCGTGGTCATCCTCATCGCGATGCTCGCGGCGAAGGGCACGTCGGTGCTGCGCAGCGTCTACGTCATCAACCGCGGCTACGAGGACCTGGCCCTGCGCCTCAACGCGCTCGGCGCCGAGATCGAGACGTTCCGCGACATCTGA
- a CDS encoding MBL fold metallo-hydrolase: MTTMEVTRFGHAAVLVEAAGTRILIDPGAFSAPATFALTGLDAIVVTHQHADHLDRDRIGSLVEANPGARLLAEPETAATLDNWERTGPDLTFEVGGLTVTGVGSRHAEILPALPRVGNVGVLVTADGEPTLFHPGDTYEYRPDGVDILALPLSAPWAKVSETVEFVQAVAPRTAFPIHDCTISEVAYGIYWTHVEGHGGVDDLQRLPQDGVLAL, translated from the coding sequence ATGACGACCATGGAGGTCACCCGCTTCGGGCACGCCGCCGTCCTCGTCGAGGCCGCCGGGACCCGCATCCTGATCGATCCGGGCGCGTTCAGCGCGCCCGCCACCTTCGCCCTCACCGGCCTCGACGCGATCGTCGTGACCCACCAGCACGCCGACCACCTCGACCGCGACCGGATCGGCTCGCTCGTCGAGGCCAACCCCGGCGCCCGGCTGCTGGCCGAGCCCGAGACGGCGGCCACCCTCGACAACTGGGAGCGCACCGGCCCGGACCTGACGTTCGAGGTCGGAGGGCTGACCGTGACCGGCGTCGGCTCGCGTCACGCCGAGATCCTCCCGGCGCTCCCCCGCGTCGGCAACGTCGGCGTCCTCGTCACCGCCGACGGCGAGCCCACGCTGTTCCACCCCGGCGACACCTACGAGTACCGGCCGGACGGCGTCGACATCCTCGCGCTCCCGCTCTCCGCCCCGTGGGCGAAGGTCAGCGAGACCGTGGAGTTCGTGCAGGCCGTCGCGCCGCGCACCGCGTTCCCGATCCACGACTGCACGATCTCCGAGGTCGCGTACGGGATCTACTGGACCCACGTGGAGGGCCACGGCGGCGTCGACGACCTCCAGCGACTCCCCCAGGACGGCGTCCTCGCCCTCTGA
- a CDS encoding phosphoribosyltransferase, which translates to MDHEREILTWDTYGVAVRELAQAVADSGFEPDIVLGIARGGLIPAGSVAYALDCKHLFTMNVEFYTGVGTTRDEPTLLPPFLDLAELDDLSVLVVDDVADSGKTLELVVRVCSEHAGAVRSAVIYEKPRTLLTPDYAWRRTDQWINFPWSSEPVITPRTGVVDA; encoded by the coding sequence ATGGACCACGAGCGCGAGATCCTCACCTGGGACACCTACGGCGTGGCGGTCCGCGAGCTCGCCCAGGCCGTGGCCGACTCGGGCTTCGAGCCCGACATCGTGCTCGGCATCGCCCGCGGCGGCCTGATCCCCGCCGGATCGGTCGCGTACGCGCTGGACTGCAAGCACCTCTTCACGATGAACGTCGAGTTCTACACGGGCGTCGGCACGACGCGCGACGAGCCCACCCTGCTGCCGCCGTTCCTCGACCTCGCCGAGCTCGACGACCTGTCGGTGCTCGTCGTGGACGACGTCGCCGACAGCGGCAAGACGCTCGAGCTCGTGGTCCGGGTGTGCTCCGAGCACGCCGGCGCGGTGCGCTCGGCGGTCATCTACGAGAAGCCCCGCACGCTGCTGACGCCCGACTACGCGTGGCGCCGCACCGACCAGTGGATCAACTTCCCCTGGTCCAGCGAGCCCGTCATCACGCCGCGCACCGGCGTCGTGGACGCCTGA